One Oncorhynchus clarkii lewisi isolate Uvic-CL-2024 chromosome 28, UVic_Ocla_1.0, whole genome shotgun sequence genomic region harbors:
- the LOC139387520 gene encoding proteasome subunit alpha type-7-like: MAARYDRAITVFSPDGHLFQVEYAQEAVKKGSTAVGIRGKDIVVLGVEKKSVAKLQEERTVRKICTLDDHVCMAFAGLTADARIVINRARVECQSHRLTVEDPVTVEYITRHIATLKQRYTQSNGRRPFGISALIVGFDCDGTPRLYQTDPSGTYHAWKANAIGRSAKTVREFLEKNYTDEAIATDNESIKLAIKALLEVVQSGGKNIELAVIRRNQPLKLLESKEIETLVTEIEKEKEDEAEKKKQKKS, translated from the exons ATGGCAGCGAGATATGACAGGGCGATCACTGTGTTTTCTCCTGACGGTCACCTTTTTCAGGTGGAATATGCGCAAGAGGCTGTGAAGAAAGGCTCCACCGCT GTGGGCATCAGGGGCAAAGACATTGTTGTCCTTGGCGTTGAGAAGAAGTCAGTGGCCAAGCTGCAGGAGGAAAGAACAGTCCGCAAAATATGCACCCTAGACGACCATGTCTGCATGGCATTTGCAG gcCTGACAGCAGATGCCCGCATCGTGATCAACAGAGCTCGTGTGGAGTGCCAGAGTCACCGGCTCACTGTGGAGGACCCAGTGACCGTGGAGTACATCACACGACACATCGCCACCCTGAAACAG CGCTACACTCAGAGCAATGGACGCAGACCGTTTGGCATCTCTGCCTTGATCGTGGGTTTTGACTGTGATGGGACCCCCAGGCTCTATCAGACTGACCCCTCTGGAACTTACCACGCATGGAAG GCAAATGCGATTGGCCGTAGTGCTAAGACGGTGAGGGAGTTCCTGGAGAAGAACTACACAGATGAAGCCATCGCCACTGACAATGAGTCGATAAAGCTGGCCATCAAAGCCTTGCTTGAG GTGGTTCAGTCTGGTGGGAAGAACATTGAACTTGCTGTAATTAGAAGAAACCAGCCACTGAAG TTATTGGAGTCCAAAGAAATTGAGACTCTGGTgactgagatagagaaagagaaggaagatgaggcagagaagaaaaAACAGAAGAAGTCATAA